The DNA region GGGAAAGGCGGCGATGATCACTGTTCCATCCTGCCAAGTATCGAACAGACGCCTCTGGCGATCTCGTCACAAGAATCGACGCGACCTTTGTGAGTGGCGTACAGCCTCATCCGGTTACTCGTCGGAGAGAGGGGACGCGTCGGCGGGTGGTGTCCGTTCCGATCGAGCCCAGGATGAGGGCCGTCTGCAGGATGAGCGCCTCGCGCGGCCCGGTCGCGTCCCAGCCGATGACATCCGATACGCGCTTGAGACGGTAGCGGACCGTGTTGGGGTGGACGAACAGCTCGCGGGCGGTGGCTTCCAGCGAACGCCCGTTGTCCAGGTAGCTCCACAACGTGGTGACCAGGTCGGCGCTGTGCGCCTGCAGCGGGCGGTAGATGCGCTCGACCAGCGTCTGCTTGGCCAGCGGGTCGCCGGCCAGCGCCCGCTCCGGCAGCAGGTCATCCGCCTCGACCGGGCGGGGCGCATTGCGCCACGCCCGCGCGACTGCGAAACCGGCGAGTGCGGCCCGTGCGCTCTGGCTCGCATCGACGAGGGCGGGCACCGCCGGCCCGAGGACCAGGTATCCCGGCCCGAAGCCGGGCTCGAGCCGCTTGGCGATCTCGGGGAAGGGCAATTCGGGTTCGTCCTCCGGGCGCCCGGGCAGCTCGGCGCGGCCCAGGACCAGCACGAGGCGCGATCCCTGCACGCCGATGAGCACGTCGACTCCGAGCTTGCGCGCGGTCCGGCGCAGCTGGTCGACGTCGAACTGCGGGGGAGTGGTGCCCACCAGCACCGCAACCTCCCCATGGCCGTGCCAGCCCAGTGCGGCGATGCGGCTCGGCAGCTCCTCGTCCGCCTCGCCGGTCAGGATCGAATCGACGACCAGCGCCTCCAGGCGCGCATCCCACAGCCCTCGAGCCTCTGCAGCGCGGGCGTAGACGTCTGCCGCGGCGAACGCCACCTCACGCGAGTACAGGAGGATGCCTTCGCGAAGGTCGTTGCCCTTGCCCGCGACACGCTGCTCGGTGACCTCGACGGTGACGCGGATGAGCTGCAGAGTCTGGGTGAGGCTCACACTGCGCAGCAGTTCGCGGGGGGCGGCAGCGAAGATGTCCGCGGCGATCCAGGGTGTCGAGTCCGGGTCGTCGTACCACTGGATGAATGACGAGATGCCCGCCTGCGCGACCAGCCCGACGGCCGATCGGCGCGCCGGCGGCATCTCCGCGTACCAGGGGAGGGTCTCCTCCAGCCGCCGGTTCGTCGCCGTCGCCAGATCGCCCGAGATGCGACGCAGCCATGCGAGCGTCTCGGTCTTGTCCATCTGTGCCGGACGAGATGCCATCCCTGGGTCAGCTCTCGCCGCCCGCGTTGCCGCTGGTGCCGGCGGTCACGTCGTGCAGCCGGTACTTCTCGATCGCCTGGGCGGCGAGCGACGCGTCGACCGCGCCGTCCTGCGCCAGCGACTGCAGGGTCCGCACCACCACGGACGGTCCGTCGATCTTGAAGAACCGGCGAGCCGCCGCACGCGTGTCCGAGAACCCGAAACCGTCGGCGCCGAGCGTTGCGAACCGGTGCTGAACCCACGGACGGATCTGGTCCTGCACGGCGTGCATGTAGTCGCTCACGGCGACGACGGGACCGGGCGTGTCGCGCAGCTTCTCGGTGATGTACGCGGTGCGCGGCTCCTCTTGCGGGTGCAGGAAGTTGTGCTCGTCGGCGGCCAGGCCGTCCCGGCGCAACTCGGTCCACGAGGTGACGGACCAGACGTCGGCGATCACGCCCCAGTCGTTCTTGAGCAACTGCTGCGCCTCCAGGGCCCACGGGACTCCGACGCCGGACGCCAGAAGCTGCGCGCGCGGGCCGTCACCCTCGCCCACGGAGATTCGGTGGATGCCGCGGACGATGCCGTCCACGTCCACATCCGCCGGCTCGGCGGGCTGCAGAAGCGGCTCGTTGTAGACGGTCAGGTAGTACATCACGTTCGGGTCGGGGTGTGCGCCGCCGTACATGCGGTCCAGGCCCGCGCGGACGATATGGGCGATCTCGTAGCCGTAGGCGGGGTCGTACGACACGGTCGCCGGGTTCGTCGAGGCGAGCAGGTGCGAGTGACCGTCGGCGTGCTGCAGCCCCTCACCGGTCAGCGTGGTCCGACCGGCCGTCGCGCCGATGACGAAGCCGCGTGCCATCTGGTCGCCGGCAGCCCACTGGGCGTCGCCGGTGCGCTGGAATCCGAACATCGAATAGAAGATGTAAACCGGGATCAGGGGTTCGCCGTGAGTGGAGTAGGAGGTGCCCACTCCCGTGAACGCGGCAACCGCACCGGCCTCGTTGATGCCGACGTGCAGGATCTGCCCCTGCGGGCTCTCCTTGTACGCGAGCAGCAGCTCACGGTCGACGGAGGTGTAGTTCTGCCCGTTCGGGTTGTAGATCTTCGCCGTCGGGAAGAAGGCATCCATGCCGAACGTGCGCGCCTCGTCGGGAATGATCGGCACGATGCGGTGGCCGAAGTCCTTGGCCCGCAGCAGGTCCTTCAGCAGGCGGACGAACGCCATGGTCGTGGCGATCTCCTGGGTGCCGGAGCCCTTCTTCGGCTGTGCGTACGCGGAATCGCCGGGAAGCGTCAGCCCGACATGGGTCGAACGGCGCTCGGGCACGAAGCCGCCCAGCGCGCGCCGACGCTCCATGAGGTACTGGATCGTCTCGTCCTGCTGACCGGGGTTGTAGTACGGCGGCAGATACGGGTTCTCCTCGAGCTGAGCATCCGAGATCGGGATGTGCATGCCGTCGCGGAAGTGCTTCAGATCGTCGAGTGTCATCTTCTTCATCTGGTGCGTCGCGTTGCGCCCTTCGAAGTGGGGCCCGAGCCCATAGCCCTTGATCGTCTTGGCGATGATCACGGTGGGCTGCCCCTTGTGCTCAACGGCAGCCTTGTACGCCGCGTACACCTTGCGGTAGTCGTGACCGCCGCGCTTGAGTCCCCAGACCTGGTCGTCGGTGTAGTCCTTGACCAGCGCGAGCGCCCGCTCATCCCGGCCGAAGAAGTTCTCGCGCACGTACGCGCCGTTCTCGCTCTTGAAGGTCTGGTAATCGCCGTCCGGGGTGATGTTCATCAGGTTCAGCAGCGCGCCATCGGTGTCGCGGGCCAGGAGATCGTCCCATTCGCGGCCCCACACGACCTTGATGACATTCCACCCGGCGCCGCGGAAGAAGCTCTCCAGCTCCTGGATGATCTTTCCGTTGCCGCGCACCGGGCCGTCCAGGCGCTGCAGGTTGGCGTTGATGACGAAGGTCAGATTGTCCAGGCCCTCGTTCGCGGCGACCTGCAGCTGCCCGCGGCTTTCGACCTCGTCCATTTCGCCGTCGCCGAGGAACGCCCAGACGTGGGATTCCCCGACGTCTTTGATGCCCCGGTTCGTGAGGTACTTGTTCGTCATCGCCTGGTAGATCGCGTTGATGGGGCCCAGGCCCATCGACACGGTCGGGAATTGCCAGAACTCCGGCATGAGCCGGGGGTGAGGATAGGACGGGATGCCGTTGGGGGCCGCCGACTTCTCCTGGCGGAAGCCGTCCAGCTGCGCCTCGGTGAGGCGTCCCTCCAGGAATGCGCGCGCGTAGGTGCCCGGGGACGCGTGGCCCTGAACGAAGATCTGATCGCCACCGGAGGGATGGTCGGCGCCGCGGAAGAAGTGGTTGAAGCCCACCTCGTAGAGCGCGGCCGAAGACGCGTACGTCGAGATGTGTCCGCCGACGCCGATCCCCGGTCGCTGGGCGCGGTGGACCGTGACCGCGGCGTTCCAGCGGATCCAGGCCCGGTAGCGACGCTCGATCTCCTCGTCACCGGGGAAGTCGGGCTCGTTCTCGGGAGCGATCGTATTGATGTAGTCCGTGGTGGGGACCATCGGCACACCCAGATGCAGATCCTTCGAGCGCTTCAGCAGGCTGAGCATGATCTCGCGCGCCCGGCCGTGGCCTTTCGCGGCGACGAGCTGCTCGAGCGACTCCTGCCATTCGGCGGTCTCGTCGGGATCGCTGTCGAGGGCGCCTTGGGAGTAGGGATCCTGGTCGTGAACAGTCACGGAAGACCTTTCGTCGTCTGGCAGATCGTGCCAGGTAATCGCAGGTGATGCGGCGCAGGCTTTGTTCAGCAGACACAAACGCACCGACTGTCAGCCTAGCGAGTCCTGTGTGGGCGCAGGCGTCCTGGTCGCCACGTTCTAGACTTGCCGCGAGGGCCTTTAGCTCAGCTGGTAGAGCGCCACGTTTACACCGTGGATGTCGTCGGTTCGATCCCGGCAGGGCCCACCCAGAAAACACTGGGGACGCGAGCTGTGCCCCGCTCTCAGGAAACCGGACGCGGCCCCCCAGCGGCCCCCGCGAATGGTGAGTTGCGTTCGCAGTGCGTTCATCCTCCGGTCGTCCGCGGAGCGATCAAGACAGGCCACTCACCGTCACTGCGCAACGTCGCACGCACGGCACTCGTTGCTGCGAATGCATCAGAGTGCATCCTCAGTTCCACTACCGGGGAGTCGTATGTCCGCGAGTCGGACGTTCGGGCGTCCGTTTGACGCACCCGACTGCGACAATCCATGCGGGCGGGTCTTTCGGACACCTTTCAACGACAGCCGCAAGCGCACGCGTGTCGCGGCGACAATCAGACATAGCTGTCGCAGTGACCGACCGGTGATCGGGTACGTGCGAGCGCGACGGACCGTAGATCTCGAGCTGCGCGCCGAGCGCCATCGCCTCCATGGTCGACTCGATGGGCAGGCCGTACAGCTCGCCCGCCCAGCCCTCGAGCACCTGGGAGCTCGTCATCGCGCAGGTCGCGGCCCCAGCTCGATGAGCGCGGCGGTGTGACGGGCGATGCGGGTGATCTGGGCAGTGGTCTTGTCCAGAGTGGCGGATGCGTCGATGCCCAGCACCCGCCGCCTGATGCCCGTGAGGTCCTGGAGCGCGGCGAAACCCGCGAGCATCCCCGCATGCGTCGACCCGGTGACAGTGCACACGATGGTCGTGTCGAACGTGATGCCGAGCGCCTTCTCCTACTCGGCGAGCTCGAAGGCCCAGTTCGCGAACCCCAGCCCGCCGAGCGGGTGCTCGGACGCGCCGGTGGGTATCGGGTAAGGCGTGCCGCCGGATGCCTCGACCTCTGCGAGCGCGGACTTCGACGAGTCGCGACGCCGATGTCGAACCCCGCGTCATCCAGCCGGGAGTCGGCGCCCATCATGCGGGAGAGGAGGATGTTGCCGACCCTGTCGTTGCTCGGGTCGTCCCACGGCACCCACTTCTCCTGCACGAGACGCGCCTTCGGGCCCAGGGTGTGCCGCGACCGCCGGACCCGGCGCGTGTGGTTGGACTGGTACCCGCCGATCGAGACGAGGGTGTCGGCGCCCGATGCGAGCACATCGGGGACGATGTACCCGAGCTTGCGCACCTTGTTTCCGCCGTACGCGAGACCACTCGAGACGTCATCGCGCTTGGCCTAGACCTGCGCGCCCTCAGGTGCTGGGTAGTTCGTTTCAGGTGCTGGAGCGGACTCGGTCCGAACGTGAGCGGGTAGCGGGGAACTCGGCAAGCTTCATAGCACGTCGTCCTCGGGTCGGCGGTCGGTGTTCCCAGTCTCCGCCATGCCTACTCCACTCTGCGTGAGAAGGCGGGTCTGTATGGCTTCCGCGGCGTGTCTCCCGACACTTCTGCCTTCTCGCGAGAGCAGTCGGGGAGATTCTGCTGCCAGTTAGGAACCATCCGTGCGATCACGGACACTACAGGGTATGAGCGATGCTGATGCGGAGTTGTGGGTGCGGGTGCGCGCGGGCGATGAATCCGCGCTCGGTGCCCTCTTCGATCGACACGAGGCCCGACTGTTCCGCCACGCTTGCCGTCTGCTCACCACGCGAGAAGACGCGAAGGATGCCGTCACCATCGCCTTCTTCGAGCTGTGGCGCAAACGCGCCTCCGTGCGCTTGGTCGATGGGTCGCCGCTGCCGTGGCTGCTGAACACCGTGTCGCATTCGGCGCGCAACCTCGAGCGGTCCGGTCGTCGCTACCGGGCACTGATCGCCCACTCGCCGATCGGCGATCACGCAGCGGCACCACGCGCTTCCGATGAGAGCGGCGTTCTGGCCGCGTTGAAGAGGCTCCCGGCACGGGAGCAGAGCGTCATCGTCCTCACTGTGCTGGAGGGATATCCGGAGCGGGCGACCGCGGAAACCCTCGGCATCCCCGTGGGGACGGTCAAATCACGACTCGCGCGGGCGAAGGCGAAGCTGCGCGACGAGATGAAGGCGATGGAGGCATCATGGGCATGAACGACGACGGTCTCTCCCCGCGGGAGCACGCGGAGATGCGGGACCTGGTCCTCGCCGGCACCCAGCGAATCAAGCCTGCGGGTGCACACCGCAATCAGTTCGTCGCAGCCACGCTCGCGCTGGTGCTGGTCGGCGCCGTGACGGGCGCCGCGATCACGACCGCGGCGATCTTCGGAACCGACACGACCGCGACCACGCCGACTCCTTCGCCGACGGTGACGGTGACGGTGACCCCGACGCCTACCGCAACTCCGACGCCGACGGCTACGCCGCCGCCGGTGCCCGCCGAGGCCGGCACAGCGTTCGGCGGCGATTGCGCCAACTCTCTAAGACCCGAGGAGGTCGCAGCCGCCATCGGCGTAGACATGGTCCTCCACGAGCCTGCGTGGCGATCCGGAGCGGAGGGCCTATTGGGAGGGCTGGTCTGCACCTGGACCGACCCGAATGGATACGCGAGCCCGACGGTCCGGCTGATCTCTTATCCCGCGTCACTCGTGCCCGTTGACATCCAAGCGGCGCCGGCCCTCTGCGGGGGCGAGGAAAACAACTGCACGATCAGCGGCGCTTCGGGGGACACCTGGCTGTACATGAGCATCAGCCCTGCAGTCGAAGAGACCGTCGGCCGAGATCTGTGGGAGACCGCTGTGTCACGCGCCGGCAAGTTCGCCGCACCGCGATCGGAACCCCGCACGGCCGATTGGTGGCCGACGACATCGTGCGAGCAGCTCGAGCAAAATGTGGATCTGCTCGCGGTGACCGGGTGGCAGTCGATCAGTTACACCCCGCTGCATGACGCCAACTCGCGGACGCCTTGGTCTCTGCCGGAGCGAGTGGGTGGAGTCAGCTGGTGCCAGTTCACAGGAAACCCGCCTGGGAGTGGGCTCCACGGGGTCGGCATCTCGATTCGGGTCATCCCGGGTGGCGGGAAGTACTTCTCGCAGATCGCCGCGTCCGAGGGCGCGACGACCGTCGAGGTGGAGGGAGCGGTCGAGGCTGCCGAGGTCCGCGACGACGACCTGTGGGAAGGGCATTACGCGAAAACGGTCGCCACCGACGGCGTCAACCTTGTCATCGTGGGAATCAGCATGCTCGACGACAGTACGGCCGGCTCGCCGATCGCCGCCGCCGTGCTCGCTGCGATGTAACCGGTCGAGGCGGGGGCAGCACTCCTCCCATCTAGACTCGTCCCTCGTGGTCACCCGTCTCTCGCATCACTTCCTCCGCACCCTGCGCGAAGACCCGCCTGACGCCGAGGTCGCCTCGCACCGATGGCTCGTGCGTGCCGGCTACATCCGCCGCCAGGCCCCAGGCGTCTTCGCGTGGCTGCCGCTCAGTCTGGGTGGGCGCGACCGAGTACCTGGGCGTCCATTCGCGGAAGTCGCCGCCCTCGACGACGAAGTCGCGAATGAGTTCGTCGGTCTTGGCGTTCAGGGCGAATCTCCCGCACATCCCGCTTTTCTCCTTGCCATCACGCGGTTTTGTGCGGATCGAGTTGTCGCGTTGGTCGACCGGCAACCGGGCCACTACTTCGTCAGATCACAATCTGTCACGCCAGGGTCCGAACTCGCGTTGTACGTCGGCAAACGATTGAACCTCGTCCTGTAGGCGAAGCGCTATCCACTCTCCGTCGCGCAGCCACTTCTGCAGGTTCGCGTCGGTGTCCCACCCTTGGAACGGGTTGGCGTGTTCCTCGAAGAACGCTTGCCAGCCGGCTAGATCCTCGCCGAGTTCCTGACTCAGTCCGTACGTGGCCGGCGTCGTCGTGTAACCGACGTCCCACGTGGGCGTTGAGTCCTCCCAGAGCGGGTAGTCGCGGGAGTATTCCGGGAACAACCGGATCACCCGTCGGTGCGGCGGAATCTGCTCCATGAACTGCACGATACCCACGCCGGCGGATGCATGACCGGCGCGAGCGGTGAGCGTCGTTCTGAGGGACCGCCCTTCGGACGCACCTGTCTGCGTGGTCTCCGTACATGCCCCCATTGCGTCACGAAGTCGACATGCGTCCTGCTGAGGCCGTCGCCAACTTGCTCGACCCGCGGGGAGACAGGGTCGCATCGGTGATCCCACCCGGCTACGAATCGTATGTTCGCATTCTCAACCCGATTGAACTCAGAGACGGGTCCACCATCTCCTGGACCGAGACCGTGAGCAGAAACGGGTTCAAGCCTCACGCCTGGATGCAGTGGCCCGAATTCGAAGCCAGCAACCAAATTGCGTTCTGGAAGGAACCCGAAATGGGAAACCCGGCAGTCAGTCTCGTTCAGCACCTCATCGAGGCACTGCAACCGGATCGGAGCACGCACTACTTCGCCTCATGGGCCGGGTACGCCACGGAGATACAAGAACCAACCGTCGAGTTCTCCCCGTATCACCGTGAAATGGTGCTCTACACAGGCAACCTGGTCGATGAGGACCACGCTCCGCTCCTGCCGACCACGGCGACTGGCCGCGTGCCGATGTACTGGTGGCCCTCGGATCTTCGCTGGCTCGTCGGACACGACATCTACGCGCGAAGCCTCTTCGTCGGCTGCTCCGAGAGTACAGCGCAGAGAATCCTCGCAGATCAGAACCTCGACGCATACGCAGTGATGGCCTCAGACAAGGTCCTCAACGAAGAGTTCGGACGCGACCGCAGCAACGGCTGCGAATCACCGCCTGTCGCACGAGCGGATCGGCAATTGCACCTCCGTGGTTACGCCGTTGACCCTCGGGAGGACGGGATCTGCGCTCTCCAGAGAATCCAGGGTCCCGCCTGCAGGGCATCCTGAGTTGCGCCTCTACGGCTACGCGGGCACAGTCCCCCGCGCTGTCCACGCTGACCCCGTGACTTCGAACGGGGCGGGCGGCATCTCGGACCGAAGCGTGTGTTGCAATCGCAGCCGTCCCGCGTCGTCAAGCGACGCGATGTACGCCCCGACCGGACCCACGCCGCGCTCGTAGGGTTGCCACCAGTCTTCGAAGGTCGGATGAAGCACGCGCACCGTCAACACGGTCTCGGCGATCTCACGGAGCCCGGCCGCAGCCAGGTAGCGGCCGAGCTGTCCCCGTCGAGTACCCGGGCGCTCGGATTCGGACGGCGCGTCCGGATCGACCGTGCTGAGCACCTCCCAGAATTGACTAAGCGGACTGGTACCCCCGGCGTGGTCCCATACGCACGCTGCAACCACGCCGCCGGGGCGGACCACCCGCGCCACTTCCCGAAGGTCGTGCACCGGGTCGCTCATGAAGTGGACCACCAGTTGCGCCAACGCGACGTCGAACTCGGCATCTTCGAAGGGAAGATCGCCCGCAGCCGCCATCTCGATCCGTGCTCCCGGAAAGCGCTCCCGCGCCGCCGCTGAGTACGAGACTGAGGGCTCGACTCCGGTGACGGCCGCCGCTCCCA from Microbacterium sp. zg-B185 includes:
- a CDS encoding helix-turn-helix domain-containing protein; amino-acid sequence: MASRPAQMDKTETLAWLRRISGDLATATNRRLEETLPWYAEMPPARRSAVGLVAQAGISSFIQWYDDPDSTPWIAADIFAAAPRELLRSVSLTQTLQLIRVTVEVTEQRVAGKGNDLREGILLYSREVAFAAADVYARAAEARGLWDARLEALVVDSILTGEADEELPSRIAALGWHGHGEVAVLVGTTPPQFDVDQLRRTARKLGVDVLIGVQGSRLVLVLGRAELPGRPEDEPELPFPEIAKRLEPGFGPGYLVLGPAVPALVDASQSARAALAGFAVARAWRNAPRPVEADDLLPERALAGDPLAKQTLVERIYRPLQAHSADLVTTLWSYLDNGRSLEATARELFVHPNTVRYRLKRVSDVIGWDATGPREALILQTALILGSIGTDTTRRRVPSLRRVTG
- the aceE gene encoding pyruvate dehydrogenase (acetyl-transferring), homodimeric type, which translates into the protein MTVHDQDPYSQGALDSDPDETAEWQESLEQLVAAKGHGRAREIMLSLLKRSKDLHLGVPMVPTTDYINTIAPENEPDFPGDEEIERRYRAWIRWNAAVTVHRAQRPGIGVGGHISTYASSAALYEVGFNHFFRGADHPSGGDQIFVQGHASPGTYARAFLEGRLTEAQLDGFRQEKSAAPNGIPSYPHPRLMPEFWQFPTVSMGLGPINAIYQAMTNKYLTNRGIKDVGESHVWAFLGDGEMDEVESRGQLQVAANEGLDNLTFVINANLQRLDGPVRGNGKIIQELESFFRGAGWNVIKVVWGREWDDLLARDTDGALLNLMNITPDGDYQTFKSENGAYVRENFFGRDERALALVKDYTDDQVWGLKRGGHDYRKVYAAYKAAVEHKGQPTVIIAKTIKGYGLGPHFEGRNATHQMKKMTLDDLKHFRDGMHIPISDAQLEENPYLPPYYNPGQQDETIQYLMERRRALGGFVPERRSTHVGLTLPGDSAYAQPKKGSGTQEIATTMAFVRLLKDLLRAKDFGHRIVPIIPDEARTFGMDAFFPTAKIYNPNGQNYTSVDRELLLAYKESPQGQILHVGINEAGAVAAFTGVGTSYSTHGEPLIPVYIFYSMFGFQRTGDAQWAAGDQMARGFVIGATAGRTTLTGEGLQHADGHSHLLASTNPATVSYDPAYGYEIAHIVRAGLDRMYGGAHPDPNVMYYLTVYNEPLLQPAEPADVDVDGIVRGIHRISVGEGDGPRAQLLASGVGVPWALEAQQLLKNDWGVIADVWSVTSWTELRRDGLAADEHNFLHPQEEPRTAYITEKLRDTPGPVVAVSDYMHAVQDQIRPWVQHRFATLGADGFGFSDTRAAARRFFKIDGPSVVVRTLQSLAQDGAVDASLAAQAIEKYRLHDVTAGTSGNAGGES
- a CDS encoding RNA polymerase sigma factor, which translates into the protein MSDADAELWVRVRAGDESALGALFDRHEARLFRHACRLLTTREDAKDAVTIAFFELWRKRASVRLVDGSPLPWLLNTVSHSARNLERSGRRYRALIAHSPIGDHAAAPRASDESGVLAALKRLPAREQSVIVLTVLEGYPERATAETLGIPVGTVKSRLARAKAKLRDEMKAMEASWA
- a CDS encoding SOS response-associated peptidase; amino-acid sequence: MCGRFALNAKTDELIRDFVVEGGDFREWTPRYSVAPTQTERQPREDAWGLAADVAGTHEPSVRGDLGVRRVFAQGAEEVMRETGDHEGRV
- a CDS encoding class I SAM-dependent methyltransferase: MNAVGQPAPEGHGWVVLVGVDSWRAALFARTDLGRMLPLPALIGRSLPPMGRGTYGVRMGFEGAAVDYDRFMGRYSELLSSPFSDFAGVQQGQRVLDVGCGPGALTAELVARLGAAAVTGVEPSVSYSAAARERFPGARIEMAAAGDLPFEDAEFDVALAQLVVHFMSDPVHDLREVARVVRPGGVVAACVWDHAGGTSPLSQFWEVLSTVDPDAPSESERPGTRRGQLGRYLAAAGLREIAETVLTVRVLHPTFEDWWQPYERGVGPVGAYIASLDDAGRLRLQHTLRSEMPPAPFEVTGSAWTARGTVPA